Below is a genomic region from Methanobacterium sp..
ATACTTTCATTTGCAGTTGATTCTATCATTCTGTTATCTGCCATTTTGTCTTCCCTTTTAATGTAATTTAAATCCATGTAGAATGCGTTCACTCTATTATGGAATATGCGAAAAGGGAGTATATACGTATCGGTTGTGTGAGATTGTAGAGATGGATTATTACATGATTACTGTTAAATTCACCTTAAAAACGAATCCAACATATTTAAGGTCCAAAATATAATTAAATCCCCTCAAAGAATATTTAAAAAAATAAATTTTAAAAGAACCGGAGCCAGCAAAAATTAAAAAATTTTTGCGGGTCAAAATTAATATTTTGACATGACTTGGAGGGTATGTAACTTTCTCCGGTTCATAAAGATGTAACATTTAGAAATAATAATGGAAGGGCCGATTAAGGTGGATGGGACCAAAGTATTTCTACTTTGGTTCAAGTTCTATCGGCATGTCATACCTTACATGTCGTTACATAAATAGTTTTCTATGTACGATTAAACTCAAATGCTTCAAATATAAAAAAAATAAGAAATTTTAGTAAGTTATGAACGGATTACAAGTACCATAGCCCACATTCCCAATACGTTTATTAAACCATATCGCATACATTGAAATATTAAAATTATTAGGGAAATGAACATGAACAAGAATCAAAAAATCATAATAATCGCAGCAGTTGCAATAATAGCCATTATCAGCATAATTGTGTACGCAAATTATCAAAGCTCAAGCTTCAACAGCGGACAAATTACAGATATGGCAGGTAGAAGCGTTAACGTGCCTGCCGATATTAACAAAACATATTCAACAGCAGGATCGGTTACTGTACTGCTTTACATGCTTGCTCCTGACACGATGATAGGCTGGAATAGCCTGAACGGGACACAAAATTACATGCCAGCTAAATATAGAGAACTTCCAGTTTTAGGAGGCGGACAAGGTCAGGGACAGCAAACTGCCGGTTATGAAACCATAATAGAAAAAGATCCAGACTTAATTTTTACAGGACACAGTGGAAGTAATGACACCATCAGTAGTATCCAGCAAAAATACGGCAGTATTCCTGTTGTGGATGTGGAAGGAGATAACAATCTAAGCAACATTGCATCTGCGATCAAATTTATGGGCTATGCTCTTGGTAAACAGAACCAGTCAACCGAGCTGATTAACTTTTACAATGATGTGTTAAATCAGGTTAACAGTACGGTATCAACAATACCAGACTCCCAGAAGAAAAAAGTTTACTATGCCCGAAGTGCCGACGGGTTAACCACTTTTGCCCCTGATTCGCCGCAGACACAGCTTATAAATATCTGCGGGGGTAAAAGTGTTGTCCAGTCCCCAGTTGCAAGCGGGGGTATGAGTGTTTCACTGGAATTAATTCTGGAGTGGAACCCTGATGTTATCATTACAAGTAGTTCAGAATTCTACAAAAATGTGTACTCAGACAAATCATGGCAGAGTGTAAACGCGGTTAAAAATAAACAGGTTTATTTAACTCCACAGGATCCATTCAACTGGTTTGAAAGCCCGCCCGGAGCAAATACAATTATAGGAATACCATGGACAGCCAAAGTGTTATATCCAGATAAATTCACAAATTTAGACATGAATAACCTTACAAAAGAGTTCTACTCAAAGTTCTATCACTATAATCTAACCAGCAGCGAAATTTCCAGTATACTGAGCTCTTCAGGGCTAAATGAATCATGAACATGGAATTAGAATTTAAGGAAGTATAAATCAGAGAAAACCAGTTTTTTTAACAGAGTTCTTTCTGATTTTTCTATTTTCAATCTATTTTGATTATATCCGCAGAAACTGCTTTAAATCCAATAAATACTCTTTTTCCAATATTTAAATCCAGTTTTTCACGTGAAAGTTCAGTAATATCTGCGATGACATTATCTCCACCAACATCCACATCAAGACGCACAGCATCGTCTTTAAACTGCATTTTGGTTATTGTTCCTTCAAATGTGTTTCTAACACTGGACTCATGAGGCTCAAGGGTTACAAATATACTACCCGGACTTAACGAGATAAGGACATCATCTCCAACGTCAAAATTTTCTGCAGTTGGGAGAGTTATTTCATTTTTACCTAAAGCAACCTTCATAACCCTTTTTTCGTTATCTACAGCAGAAATAGTGCCTATCATTTCGTTTAAATCAACATGTTTTTTTAAAGCCCTGTTGACTTTGATAAATTCAAATAAAACCTGTTTACCTTCATCTGTAAGCTCGCTGCTGCCTCCACCTCCTTTTCCACCCCTTTTTGTGACCACCATAGGTGAACCCAATTCTGTTTCCATAATTTCTATATTTTTAAGGGCAGTTCTATAGGGAATACCTGTCTCTTCTGACGCTTTAGCGATGGAACCATATTTATCTATACATTGAAGAAGCTTAGACTTCTTATTGTTCATAGATATAGTTTTATCGCCCATTTCAATTTCTACGTCCAATTTATATCTCATTTTTTTATCTGGCATAGTAACCATCTTTTTACCTTAAGGCGTCTTATGATTAATTTTTACAGCTGAAATTTTACTTATTTAAGGATTAAAAGTTTTATTCATCCTTATTTTTTTCCAGATTTTGAATTATTGGACAACCTCATCTTATATTATAATCTATTTTTCAAACTTTTCTATAAATTTAACTGATTTAAATTTGACGGTCCAAAAGTTAAATAGATATGTTTATATATGCATGTCGCATATTCAATTATAACAAATACGTGGGTGATGATCATGCCAGTGATAATTGATACAGAAAAGTGTGGTAAAATTCAAAACTGTCCTGGAGAAGGACTATGCATAAAAATCTGCGAACAAAATGCAATAGAAGAAAGAGATGGAGATGTATTCCTGATACCTGAAAAATGCGACGATTGTGACTTATGTATTCAAAGCTGTCCAAATAAAGCTATATCTAAGGATGGGTAAAGATGAGAATAGAAAGAAACGGCGACCAGGTACGTTGTCTGGATTATAATAGTGAAAACTGTATAGGCTGTGGGATATGCGTAGATATCTGCCCAACTAATTCTTTAAAGTTAGGCCCAGTTCTACCTATAGCCAGAGGACTGCTAAAAATGGATTATGTTTCAGTAAATGAAGACACATGTGCTTTATGCGGGTTATGTGCATCTGCATGTGCATTTAAGGCCATGAAATGCAGCATAAATGGCGAAGATATGGCTAAAATGGAAGTGTACCCAAAATGGTCCCATGAAGCAGCAGTTAATGATGATGCCTGCGTATACTGCCGTAAATGCGAAACTGCCTGTCCAAGAGATGCAATAACAGTTACAAGAACACTCCCTAAAAGAGCAGACCTTGTAATTGGAGAAATTGAAATCAAAGAAGATGAATGCATAAACTGCGGCGTATGTGAAGAAATGTGCCCTGCAGAAGCCATTAAAATCAAAGAAACAGGTAAAAATTCATACAGCATCTCAGTTGACGAAGATAAATGTGTATACTGCCTCGTATGTAAACGAGCATGTCCTGAAAATGCAATAAAGGCAGCATGCAGATTATGTTCCTATGGAGAGTACGAGCTCGACCCTGAAAAGTATTCAGTTACCGGTAAATTAATCTTAGATGAAGAAGACTGTATTAAATGCGGATGGTGCGAGGATATCTGTCCAAAAGAGGCAGTTACCGTTATTAAACCATTTGAAGGAGAAATATCTACCGGAAACACTGAATGTAAAGGTGACTCCTGCCATGCATGTCAGGATGTTTGCCCATGTAACGCTATAACAGTTGTGGACGGGAAAGCCCAGGTGAACCCTGATCACTGTATACTCTGCGGTGTATGCACTAACGTGTGCCCTCAACAGAATATAGTTATAAAACGGAACAACATGAACCTCGGAAACGTGCGTTCAAAGTCATGGGATAAAATATTATCAAACCTGACAGAATAGACAAAAAATTAATTTTACAGGATATATTGCGGCCATAATATATCCTCCTCCCTTTTTTTAATAGTTCATATTTTTAACAAAAGTTTGATTCATTTCGATACGTTTATATAGACTCCTCGATTAAAAAAAACATTGTCACATAGAACTGGTAGTTGATTTAATTAAATTACCATGTAAGTCTAAATTAGAAAAATAATCTAATTTAAGTGTAATTGGAGGCGGTAAATATAAATACAGAAAATAAAGCGATTTTAGATATAGATAATATTGATTGGAACGGAATGTGGAACGAAGCACTCCAGAAAATGCCCCGGGAAAATGAAAAAACCAGGTGGGATAAAATCGCACCAAAATTCAATGAATGGATGAAAACAGATGACTACCCCCAGATTTTAGCATCAAAAATCCATAAAGAACCAGATTACAGTGTTCTGGATTTAGGCTGCGGCAATGGAAGCATTACGCTTGAAGTTGCAAAACATGTCAAACAGGTGACTGCGGTGGACATGTCAGGTGAAATGCTGAAGTTTGTTGAAGAAAATGCCCAAAAAAAGGGTATTTCAAACATTGAATATATGCAAAGCTCAATTGAGGACCTTGATCCTGACAAAATAGGTCAGTATGATGTAGTAATAGCATCACGATCACTTGGAAACGTTCTTAACCTCAAAAAAGAGCTTAAAAAGATAGACAACATTGCCAGAAAGTATGTATACATGACACACTGGAGTGCAACAAGTCATCAGTTCGAAAAAGATCTTTCCGAAATTATAGGTGTACCCCACTACACTTCCCCCGATTATATGTATGTATACAACATGCTCTATCAGATGGGCATATATGCCAGTTTAGAACCGATTGAATGTGTATCCCGACATATATATCAGGATTTAGACGATGCAGTAGAACGCCGCATATGGAAACTGGGGTGGACTACAAATAATATCGGAGAAGAAAAAAAAGTGAAAATTGAAGATTTTTTGAAAAATAAACTCATTGAAAGGGACGATGGGACCCTTGAATACACCACCAATGATCCTAACTGGATGTTGCTGTGGTGGAAAAAGTAAATTTATTATTAGGCGGTAAAAATGGATAAAAAAATTATAATAGGGGCAATAGCAGTAATTGCAGTTGTAGCTGTTGTGGCAGGATACATGAGCCTTGGCAGCTCCATTCCCGGCACAGGCAACACTACCCTCACAGATATGACAGGGAGGACTGTTCACGTGCCTGGTGAAGTAATCTCAGTACTTGCAACATCTCCCCCTGTAACCAATATAGTTTATATGTTAGCCCCAGATAAACTTGGAGGCTGGAATTCAAACTTAACAGCTGATTCAAAGAAATACATGCCTGAGAAATATCAAAACCTGACGGTAGTCGGAGGATGGTTTGGTACATACACAGGTAACCCTGAAACATTCATAGCAGCAAACCCCTCTCTAATATTAGACGATGTGAGTGTGAGTGGAAACAGTTCTTCTGCAGCGCAAATAAGTGACATGCAGAGTAAAATGGGCAGCATATCAGTAGTGGCAGTTTTAAGTTCAACAAACGTCACAAATTACACTCCATCCATTCAGTTCCTTGGAAAGATACTTGGAGAAGAGGAACAGGCAAATAAACTGATATCATTCTACAACAACGTGTCAAAAATCGTTAACAGCACAGTTTCAACCATTCCAGAAGATGAAAAAGTGACTGTTTACTATGCTGAAGGGTCATCAGGTCTTCAGACAGATCCAAGTGGTTCATCACATTCCCAGCTCATAAACCTCTGCGGAGGTATAAATGTTGCGCAAGTAGCAGTTAAACAGGGTATGGGAATGTCACAGGTTGGAATGGAACAGGTGCTTAGCTGGAACCCTGAAATCATCATAACCAATAACAAACAGTTCTACAGCAGCGTCTACTCTAACTCATCATGGAAAGATGTCAAAGCAGTTCAGGATAAAAAGGTTTATCTTGCGCCAACTTCCCCTATAGGCTGGTTTGATAGACCTCCGGGTGTAAACACCATTATTGGGATACCATGGACAGCTAAAGTACTCTACCCTGACAAATTCAAGGACCTGAACATGACAAAACTGACAAAAGAATTTTACATGGAGTTCTACCATTACAACTTGACAGACAGCGATGTGCAAGACTTACTGAACAATCAAATGTCCTAAAATTAAATAGATATACAAGCAGGATACTTTATCCTGCCCCTTTTTATTTATGGACATGCAATATACAATACATCTTTACTTAATTTCACACATGGAGGGAAAAAATGGGCAATGATACTACTACCCAAAAAATAGGTCCCCAGACCCTTAAAAAATCAATTCAAAAAACCATTAAGGAAACATCCGTAATAAGCGTGTTGATACTACTGCCAGTTATCTTATTTTTTGCATCTTTTTTAATAGGGAGATATCCCGTTTCACCATTAGACGTTCTAATGGCTCTTTTACCAATTAAAACAAATTTATCCCCTGCAGTTTACACTGTAGTCTGGGACATAAGGTTACCCAGAATAATAGCTGCAATGATAGTCGGCGCTGCATTATCAGTTTCAGGGGCCTCATTCCAGGGAACATTCCAGAACCCGCTGGTATCTCCAGATATTCTTGGTGTTTCAGCAGGTGCAGGATTTGGAGCCGCTCTAGCTATCTTATTAGGCTCATCTCCAGTAATGATACAGGTTATGGCATTTATATTCGGTCTTAGTGCAGTTAGCCTTACTTATTTCCTGAGCAGGAACTTCAGGGGCAACACCATTTTAATGATGGTGCTTGGAGGAATAGCCATCGGGGCACTGTTTTCAGCATTTACCTCCTGTATTAAGTACCTTGCAGACCCTAACAGCAAGTTACCCGAAATTGTATACTGGCTTATGGGCAGCCTAGCTTCAGTTAACAGCAGCAGCATAATGATGATTAGCGTGCCTATCTTAATTGGTTTTACAGCCCTTTTACTAGTAAGGTGGAGACTTAACGTTCTTTCTATGGGTGATGATGAAGCCCGAGCACTTGGTATAAATATAGACCGGTTGAGAATACTTGTAATTACGTGCTGTACACTTTTAACTGCCGCAGCTGTAAGCATAAGCGGAATTATAGGCTGGGTCGGCCTGGTAATACCACACGTAGCCAGGATGATTGTAGGGCCAGACCACAGGAAACTTTTACCTGCAAGCATTGCACTAGGCGCATTTTTCCTGTTGTTAGTGGATGATGTGTGCAGAACTGCAGTCTCAATAGAAATCCCATTAGGAATATTAACAGCCATAATTGGAGCTCCTTTCTTTGTTTATCTCCTCAATAAAGGTTATGAGGGATGGTCATGAGCAAAATTCTTGAAATAAATCATGCAGGGTTTTCTTACAATCAAAAAGAGAATATTTTTAATGATGTAAACCTTTCACTTGAAAATGGAGACGTCCTATGCATACTAGGTCCCAATGGAACCGGAAAATCAACTTTAATCAAATGTATGAACGGTTTGCTTAAATTAAACAGTGGAAATATCCTCATAAACAACCAAAACATTCATTCGCTGAATAAAAATGATTTAGCAAAGATAATAGGTTACATACCCCAATCTCACAATTCAACATTTGCATTTTCAGTCTTCGATGTGGTTTTAATGGGCAGAGCACCTCATTTAAGTTTAACATCAGTTCCAGGAGATAAAGACTACAAAATAGCTGAAGAGGCATTAAAAAGCCTTGGAATTTCCCACCTGACCGATAAAACTTACACCGAAATAAGCGGAGGAGAACGGCAGATGGTGCTCATAGCAAGAGTTTTAGCCCAGCAGCCCCAAATACTGCTTCTTGATGAACCAACATCACATCTGGACTTTGGAAACCAGATACGTACCCTCGATGTCATAAATAAACTGGCAGAAAATGGATTATCTGTCATTATGACTTCACACTTTCCAGACCATGCTTTTTTATCATCCAATAAAGTTGCCATTATGAACGGCGGGACAATTATGGAAATGGGAACGCCGGAAAGCGTTATTACAGAAGAAAACATGAGACGTGCATATAATATCGACGTTAAAATAATGGAAGTAGACGAACACAGAAAAGCATGTATACCCATGCCCATAAAATAACTCCATTATTATTACTTTTTTTTAAATTTATATGTTTAAGTGATATGTTTATATACACATATCGAACAGATTCATAATTGACAAAAAAATCAATCCTGCTCAATTCGCTATTTATTTTCTTAAATATTTGCAGGATCAGGTGATCAAAATAGACCCCACCAATGAAAAAATTGTAAAATGTGATTGGAACGAATTGTGGAACGATGCCCTTGGAAAATTACCTAAAAAAAACTCCAGATCATGGGATAATGTAGCACCCAAATTTAAAAAAAATAAGGGAAAAAATGACTATTCCAGAAGGCTTTTGGAGAAAATAAAATTAGAACCTGAGGACACCTTACTGGATATAGGGTGCGGCAGCGGTAATATAACCCTACCACTTGCCAGGAAAGCAAAAAAAGTCACAGCCCTAGACATTTCAAAAAAAATGCTTCATTTACTGGAAGAAGATGCTTCTGAAAACGGGCTAAATAATATTACCCCCCTTAACAGGCGTCTGGAAGACGTGCTGTTAAACAAAGATATAGAACCCCACGACGTGGTTGTGGCGTCGCGGTCTCTAAACGGGGTTTACAACATCAAACAGATACTTGAAGAAATCAATGTAATTGCTAAAAAATACGTTTATATAACATTATGGGGTGCCAATAATGTAAAATTTCAAAATGAAATATCAAAAATCATAGGAAGAGAATTTCACCAACATCCAACTTATATTTATGCATATAACATGCTCTATGAGCTGGGAATTTATGCAAATATTGAAATTTTAAAGTACGACAACAGCAGTTATTATTCCAGCATTGATGAAGCGATAGAAACCTTCAGGTGGAAAATGGTAAACCTGAATCAAATGGAGGAAGATATTTTAAGGGAATATCTAGCTGAAAAAATGGTTAAAATACACGACTCAAAGTTTAAATTTCCCCATAATAAGCCCGATTGGGCCTTAATATGGTGGAAAAAGGAATAAATTAGTCAATAATTAAATTATATGGACATAAAAGCTAAATATTATAAATTACGTTTATTAATCAAAAATCCAAAGGGATAACAATGAATATGAACATGTACGAAATTGTAGAGGATTATCTTAAAAACGAGAAGATAGGGGCCATTGCAACCGTTATATCGCGAGATGGGTCTGCACCACGAGACGTAGGTGCTAAAATGTTTATTGGAGAAGAGGGTAAAATTTATGGAACTATCGGAGGCGGTAACCTTGAACACAGTGTTTATAAACAGGCCCTATCCACAATGGGTACAGAAAAACCGGAAATGATCCACATACGGATGGACAGTAAAGAAGTGGCATCTGACGGCATGATCTGCGGGGGAAACATTGATGTTCTTTTGGAGCCTGTACATTTAAAAAATATTGAACTTTACAGACGCCTTGGAGAGTTAAAAAGAATGGGGTTAAATGGAGTTCTTGTAACACAGTTCGATGGAGAAAACTACCTTAAAACAGTTATAGAAGAAAATGCAGAAATAAGCGGGGACCCCATATCTGAAGAGGATAAAAATGCATTCTTAAAACACATGCGCAGTACAGATCTCCAATTTGAAGACGGAGTTATTGTTGAATCACTCCATATCGCGCCGTCACTTTATGTTTTTGGTGCAGGCCACGTTTCACAGTTCATCTCAAAAATAGCCAAGATGGTAGGGTTCTACGTTGTTATCATAGATGACCGCGCCGAATTTGCAAGCAGGGAAAGATTCCCAGATGCTGATGAAGTCCTTGTTGAGTCATTTTACGATGTGTTCAACCGTTTAAACTTCACGGGAAGTGAATACGTGGTAATCGTTACAAGAGGACATCAATTCGACAGAGATGTGCTTATAGAATCCCTGAAAAAAAACGCCAAATATATAGGCATGATAGGGAGCAGACGGAAAGTGAAAATGGTTCTCGAACATATGAAAGAGATTGGACTTGACCCTGAAGCTGTTGATAATGTTTACTCCCCTATTGGGCTTTCCATTAATGCAGAAACACCTCAAGAAATTGCAGTTAGTATTGTAGGCGAACTCGTAAAGGTAAGAAGATCCTGATATTGCTCTACTAACTTATAAATGGATTTAGCATCCTTTTACTTTTAATTTAAATTTATAGCACGTTGTCACGGCTTATTTAAAGCGATATGTAAAGCTAAACGTGTCTATTAAAAATTACGGAGGCACATAGACATTAAAGGGGACATAATACAACACATATTACTTAAAACAAGAATTTAAAAGCAGAATATACAAAAAAACAAATTTTATGCAATAATATTTCAAATAAAGATTTTACAATTAAAATTAGGTGAATTAAATGGATAAAAAGATTATAGTGGCTGTAGTGGCCGTTATTGCAGTTATAGCAGTGGTAGCAGGGTACATGAATTATGCAAATGCAATTCCCGGCACAGGAAATACCACCATCACAGATATGCTGGGAAGAACCGTTCATGTACCTGGTGAAATCAATATGGTTTTATCTACATCCCCAACAACAACCACAACAGTCTATATGCTGGCTCCAGATAAACTAGGGGGCTGGAACTTTAACCTCACAGACTCAGCAAAGAAATACATACCTTCAAAATACCAGAATCTACCTACAATAGGTGGCTGGTTCGGTCAAAATACAGGTAACTACGAAACATTCATATCAATGAATCCAGACGTTGTGCTTGAGGGCTATAATATTCAAGGAGATCCAAACTCCACTATAACTGAACGGCAGAAAAATATGGGCAGCATTCCTGTTGTAGGTGTGCAGGACACCACAAACGTAACACAGTATGCCCCTTCTATTAAGTTCCTGGGACAGCTGCTTGGAGAAGAAGGACAGGCTGATAAACTTATATCATTCTACAACAACATGACACAAACTGTCAACAGCACAGTTTCAACCATACCTCAAGACCAGAAAGCGAGGGTTTACTACGCTGAAGGAACAGCAGGACTGCAGACAGACCCATCAGGCTCGATGCACGGTCAGTTAATAGACCTCTGCGGAGGAATTAACGTTGCCACTGTCCCTGCAAACCTGAAAAGTGGAGGTATGACTCAGGTATCCATGGAACAGGTTTTAAACTGGAATCCAGATGTCATAATAACTGAAAACTCTCAGTTCTACAACAGCGTCTATTCCAATTCCTCATGGCAGGAAGTTCCAGCAGTGAAAAATCACAGAGTTTACCTGGCACCAAATGCACCTTTCAGCTGGTTTGACCATCCTCCAGCAGTTAACACTATTATTGGAATACCATGGACCGCCAAAGTAATTTACCCAGACAAATTCCAGAACTTGAACATGACCAAACTCACTAAAGAGTTTTACTCCGATTTCTACCACGTAAACCTGACAGACAGCGATGTGAAAAACATATTGAACAACCAGACAATTTAAAGCATACTTACCCAAATCCTTTGAAATTCAGAAACAGGAATTTATCCTGTTCAATTTTTTTATGCAAAAGAAAATAGAAAAAATTGACATGGAAGTACCTTAAAATGATATCCCTGGCTTTCCAAAACATACCACATCCTGTGAAATATGTGGAGAAAAAATTATGGACAGTAGAGAAATCATTTCTAATGATAAAACACTCTGCAGAGTATGTGAAAACGGCACTTACTACAAAAGGAGTTAATTAATTTAAAATTAATTAAATTCAGTGCAAAATATTATCCTATACAGGTTATAAAACCTAAAAAAAACCCGTTATAAATTAAAACATGTTAACTCATTGAATAGGAAGTAAACTTAAATGGATAAAAAAAATCACTGCAGCTGTAGTTACTGTCACTGCACACATGATTTGAACTGTACCTGTGACTGCTGCACTGCACCCAATCCACACACAAACCATTCAAAAGAGAGTAAAAATCAGCACCATAAATCTTAAAAGGAAAAAAGAGCATTTAAACAAAAAGTTGAATTAAACACTCTAAAAGCTTCAATATGTCGCTCTATCAAATTTAAAAATTCACTTATAACTTATAACATATAACTTTCAATCCAAAGGAGGAGATAAGGATTAAACTGGAAGATATCGACTGGAACCAGATGTGGAAAGACATACAGGATCATGAAACCAATCATTCCCCCAATGAAGGCGCAATAGAAGCCAGATGGGACAAAACTGCTGCACAATTTAGAAGGTGGATGGACGTAGATGACTACCCCCTGAAACTGATGCAGCGGGTGAAGTTAAAGGCAGAATGGTCCCTGCTTGATATCGGCTGCGGTGCTGGTGCAGTTTCAATACCTGCAGCAAAAAAAGCAGATAGAGTTACTGCACTGGATATTTCAAGTGAAATGCTGAAAATATTAAAGGAAGATGCTCAAAAAGAACACCTTTCCAATATAACATGCATGCACCGCTCCTGGACAGACATTGCAGTGGGAAAAGATATCGAACCCCATGATGTCGTGGTTGCATCCCGGTCCGTGGGGCGGGAGCCTGATATTCAAAGCGCCCTTGAGAAGATTGACAGCGCAGCGTCCGGATATGTATATATTACCGTCTGGGGCGGTGGAGAACATGGGCACTGCAGAGGTGTCCCTGCAGCCCTTGGAAGACCTTACAGGGACACACAGGACCATGTATATTTTTACAATATCCTATCCCAGATGGGCATACATGCCAATGTTGAACACCTGGAGTGCCACAGCCGCCTGATCTATAATGACCTCGATGAGGCCATGGAAAGCTGCAAAATTAGTCTTGGCCCTTTAAGTGAAAAAGAAGAAAAAACAGCAAGGGCTTATCTGGACAAAACATTGATAAGGCTTGAAAATGGGATGCTTGAAATGCCGGACAGTAGGCCTGTGTGGTCTCTGATCTGGTGGAAAAAATAAATTAAAAGATATAATAATTAAAAACAATATGATAACTGGAGGCGTTATTTTTGAAAATAAGATGTGATTTCGTAACAAACAGCAGTTCAACAAGCTTTGTTTTAACTGCAAAAGAAGACATCATAGATGCCAACTTAAACCACTTTAAAAAAACAGACAAAATTGGACTTGTACAGCTATTAACATTTGTAAAGGATGAATTGAAAAAAACAGGCCACACAACCAAAATAAACGATGAAGACTACTACTTCACCGTGAAAAAATTCAACATTGGAAAATCTGTCTTTTTAGACGACAGCATAAACCCTGATGAAATCTCAAGAACCGATTTCAGCGAGCTTTCCAATGAAGAGCTGTGGGACATCATAAACTGGATAGTTGTCAAAGGCCAAAGCCAGGACCTCTACGGTGTGGGAGCTACCCAGACAACCGATCCAAAATGCGACTGCGAAGAGGATGCGAGAGATCTTTAGATGATACGAAAACACTTTGAAGGATACAACTTCGTGGGAATTCCTGAAACTGGAATTACCTTCAGGTGGGGTGCAGACTTTTCTGAAGACCCTCAAATGGCACCCTGGCCAGAACTTGCGGACATATCAATATCCAACTACTGTACAAACGGGTGCAGTTACTGTTACAGGAAAAGCAGTGAAGAAGGCAAATTCATGTCCCTTGAAGATTACCGTTTTGCCCTTCAGGAGCTTACAAGCGAAAAATACGGTAGTATCTTTCAAGTTGCACTTGGTGGTGGAGAACCCCTCCTCCATCCAGATTTTACAGAAATAATCAGGATAACAAGGGAAGAATTTGGAGTAATACCAAATTACACCACAAGCGGCAAGTTCTTCAATCCAGAAAATATTGAAGCGACCAGGGACTACTGCGGGGCTGTGGCCATATCATGGGAC
It encodes:
- a CDS encoding ABC transporter ATP-binding protein, coding for MSKILEINHAGFSYNQKENIFNDVNLSLENGDVLCILGPNGTGKSTLIKCMNGLLKLNSGNILINNQNIHSLNKNDLAKIIGYIPQSHNSTFAFSVFDVVLMGRAPHLSLTSVPGDKDYKIAEEALKSLGISHLTDKTYTEISGGERQMVLIARVLAQQPQILLLDEPTSHLDFGNQIRTLDVINKLAENGLSVIMTSHFPDHAFLSSNKVAIMNGGTIMEMGTPESVITEENMRRAYNIDVKIMEVDEHRKACIPMPIK
- a CDS encoding iron ABC transporter permease, which codes for MGNDTTTQKIGPQTLKKSIQKTIKETSVISVLILLPVILFFASFLIGRYPVSPLDVLMALLPIKTNLSPAVYTVVWDIRLPRIIAAMIVGAALSVSGASFQGTFQNPLVSPDILGVSAGAGFGAALAILLGSSPVMIQVMAFIFGLSAVSLTYFLSRNFRGNTILMMVLGGIAIGALFSAFTSCIKYLADPNSKLPEIVYWLMGSLASVNSSSIMMISVPILIGFTALLLVRWRLNVLSMGDDEARALGINIDRLRILVITCCTLLTAAAVSISGIIGWVGLVIPHVARMIVGPDHRKLLPASIALGAFFLLLVDDVCRTAVSIEIPLGILTAIIGAPFFVYLLNKGYEGWS
- a CDS encoding iron ABC transporter substrate-binding protein; protein product: MDKKIIVAVVAVIAVIAVVAGYMNYANAIPGTGNTTITDMLGRTVHVPGEINMVLSTSPTTTTTVYMLAPDKLGGWNFNLTDSAKKYIPSKYQNLPTIGGWFGQNTGNYETFISMNPDVVLEGYNIQGDPNSTITERQKNMGSIPVVGVQDTTNVTQYAPSIKFLGQLLGEEGQADKLISFYNNMTQTVNSTVSTIPQDQKARVYYAEGTAGLQTDPSGSMHGQLIDLCGGINVATVPANLKSGGMTQVSMEQVLNWNPDVIITENSQFYNSVYSNSSWQEVPAVKNHRVYLAPNAPFSWFDHPPAVNTIIGIPWTAKVIYPDKFQNLNMTKLTKEFYSDFYHVNLTDSDVKNILNNQTI
- a CDS encoding XdhC/CoxI family protein — encoded protein: MNMNMYEIVEDYLKNEKIGAIATVISRDGSAPRDVGAKMFIGEEGKIYGTIGGGNLEHSVYKQALSTMGTEKPEMIHIRMDSKEVASDGMICGGNIDVLLEPVHLKNIELYRRLGELKRMGLNGVLVTQFDGENYLKTVIEENAEISGDPISEEDKNAFLKHMRSTDLQFEDGVIVESLHIAPSLYVFGAGHVSQFISKIAKMVGFYVVIIDDRAEFASRERFPDADEVLVESFYDVFNRLNFTGSEYVVIVTRGHQFDRDVLIESLKKNAKYIGMIGSRRKVKMVLEHMKEIGLDPEAVDNVYSPIGLSINAETPQEIAVSIVGELVKVRRS
- a CDS encoding class I SAM-dependent methyltransferase, encoding MIKIDPTNEKIVKCDWNELWNDALGKLPKKNSRSWDNVAPKFKKNKGKNDYSRRLLEKIKLEPEDTLLDIGCGSGNITLPLARKAKKVTALDISKKMLHLLEEDASENGLNNITPLNRRLEDVLLNKDIEPHDVVVASRSLNGVYNIKQILEEINVIAKKYVYITLWGANNVKFQNEISKIIGREFHQHPTYIYAYNMLYELGIYANIEILKYDNSSYYSSIDEAIETFRWKMVNLNQMEEDILREYLAEKMVKIHDSKFKFPHNKPDWALIWWKKE
- a CDS encoding class I SAM-dependent methyltransferase, with the protein product MWKDIQDHETNHSPNEGAIEARWDKTAAQFRRWMDVDDYPLKLMQRVKLKAEWSLLDIGCGAGAVSIPAAKKADRVTALDISSEMLKILKEDAQKEHLSNITCMHRSWTDIAVGKDIEPHDVVVASRSVGREPDIQSALEKIDSAASGYVYITVWGGGEHGHCRGVPAALGRPYRDTQDHVYFYNILSQMGIHANVEHLECHSRLIYNDLDEAMESCKISLGPLSEKEEKTARAYLDKTLIRLENGMLEMPDSRPVWSLIWWKK